A genome region from Eremothecium gossypii ATCC 10895 chromosome VII, complete sequence includes the following:
- the SMC1 gene encoding cohesin subunit SMC1 (Syntenic homolog of Saccharomyces cerevisiae YFL008W (SMC1)), with amino-acid sequence MGRLIGLEVKNFKSYKGVHNVGFGGKNFISIVGPNGSGKSNMMDAISFVLGIRSSHLRSSALVDLIYRGRMEEGGSAHENNPKSAYVTAFYVKQDASGAERRMEFTRVIHNTGDSTYKLDGKTVGYKEYVDVLEGERILVKARNFLVFQGDVEQIASQSGVDLTKLFEQVSGSVQYQREYERLKDDYEKASAEYNESLKARRKMQIDLKSFKEGVQKEEQYISLLAERVKLQQQFMLWQLFHLQSKRSGLVASLKDSKAKLSQLKRQLSNEEAILGKSKSLVAKEELLLARRRETLLQKQQDKARLNAQLLPVGSARQGTTRRMVNIEKRIDSLQRDIERQESYVKQLKNQLKVVGKTKASFEAELEKSASGKFTLSEEQKKEYEELKEVYLSSGGSEFEEKLAILQNKKEELSEEIAVFEKRIGISKTRAEHDLKVDIERLEVEVSERTGNLNDKNAIHSEKVREWKQIQSEIESANNKEYELSYKLREVLAKLDDLSANQRETNKERKLRENVATLRRLFPGVRGLVHDLCRPKKEKYAVGVSTILGKNFDSVIVDSLSVAQQCISYLKKHRSGVASFIPLDTIDTSSPTLPAGDNTGCILTLDAIEYESSLEKAMQYVCSDSIICDSLDIARNLKWNRNVKSKLVTLEGALIHRAGLMTGGITKNNTNRWDKEEYQSLLLLKDKISTELSELTTGIRTGSIKSRDYENEVSLLSTEISSLRSQLNQLNRSMKEALTELNYHDDLIEKEYSPKVDSLHKMVEEVDGQMADIAKDKANLQASVYKDFSKKIGFDIGEYEQHTGGRLRKHSRELQQLQKEVMNIENKLEFETERLESTIKRQQKAREDLKKVQGELDSLTSQETDIQSNLEQVTNQIAEETKVLEEAQEKLKKKGNNIKIIEDTINDLHDSIQTCKREITEWKEDIEKVGIERVNILKNCKMTNIELPLDSSALEDLAIERIDAETIEAGNNISVDYSRLSARYKESSSHHIRDEFESSIKAIDNTLTELQPNSKAVERFDEARDQFNAVSGESDKLKESERKAKELYLKIKEKRINTFLACFNHVRDNIDRIYRELTRNPGSTAELAGGSASLTLEDEDEPYLGGIRYHATPPMKRFKDMDYLSGGEKTMAALALLFAINSYQPSPFFILDEVDAALDVTNVERIAAYIRRHASPKMQFIVISLKSNLFSKSESMAGVFRNQHENSSMVITTDLTQYADDM; translated from the coding sequence ATGGGGAGGCTGATTGGCTTAGAGGTGAAGAACTTCAAGTCGTACAAGGGTGTGCACAATGTGGGTTTTGGAGGCAAGAACTTCATTAGCATCGTTGGGCCCAATGGATCGGGCAAATCCAACATGATGGATGCGATATCCTTTGTTCTGGGGATCCGCAGCAGCCACCTAAGGTCTAGCGCACTGGTGGACCTAATCTACAGGGGACGCATGGAGGAAGGGGGCAGCGCGCACGAGAATAACCCGAAATCGGCGTACGTGACGGCGTTCTACGTGAAGCAGGACGCATCGGGCGCGGAGCGGCGCATGGAGTTCACGCGTGTAATCCATAACACGGGCGACAGCACGTACAAACTGGACGGGAAGACAGTGGGGTACAAGGAGTATGTGGACGTCCTGGAGGGCGAGCGCATTTTGGTGAAAGCGCGGAACTTCCTAGTTTTCCAAGGCGACGTTGAACAGATCGCATCGCAGTCGGGAGTGGACCTCACCAAGCTGTTCGAGCAGGTGTCCGGTTCTGTGCAGTACCAGCGGGAGTACGAGCGACTGAAGGACGACTACGAAAAGGCCAGCGCGGAATACAACGAGTCTCTCAAGGCCAGACGTAAAATGCAGATCGACCTGAAGAGCTTCAAGGAGGGAGTGCAGAAAGAGGAACAATACATATCGCTGTTAGCGGAGCGCGTAAAACTCCAGCAACAGTTCATGCTATGGCAGCTTTTCCATCTGCAGAGTAAAAGGTCTGGTCTGGTGGCGTCTCTCAAAGACTCGAAGGCGAAGCTTTCGCAGTTAAAACGGCAACTGTCCAATGAGGAGGCCATTCTCGGTAAATCCAAATCTCTGGTCGCCAAAGAGGAGTTGCTACTTGCTAGGCGACGTGAAACGCTTCTGCAGAAGCAGCAAGATAAGGCCAGATTGAATGCACAGCTGCTTCCAGTAGGAAGTGCGCGCCAGGGCACCACCCGCCGGATGGTGAACATTGAGAAGAGGATAGACTCCTTGCAGCGGGACATTGAGAGACAAGAATCCTATGTCAAACAATTGAAAAACCAGTTGAAGGTGGTCGGTAAGACAAAGGCTTCATTCGAGGCAGAACTTGAAAAATCCGCGTCTGGAAAATTTACGCTGTCGGAAGAGCAGAAAAAAGAGTATGAAGAACTGAAAGAGGTCTACCTTTCCTCTGGTGGCTCCGAGTTTGAGGAAAAACTGGCAATTCTACAAAACAAGAAAGAAGAGCTTTCGGAAGAGATCGCGGTTTTTGAAAAACGTATTGGAATTTCCAAAACAAGGGCCGAGCATGATTTAAAGGTGGATATTGAGAGACTAGAAGTTGAAGTATCCGAGAGAACAGGCAACCTGAATGATAAAAATGCTATTCACTCAGAAAAAGTCCGAGAGTGGAAACAGATTCAGTCCGAAATTGAATCAGCAAATAACAAAGAGTACGAACTAAGTTATAAATTACGGGAAGTTCTCGCTAAATTGGATGACTTGAGCGCAAACCAGAGAGAGACAAACAAAGAGCGCAAGTTGCGCGAGAATGTTGCAACTCTTCGGAGATTGTTTCCAGGCGTGAGAGGTCTTGTTCATGATCTTTGCCGCCCAAAGAAAGAAAAATATGCCGTGGGTGTCTCCACGATCCTCGGCAAAAATTTTGACTCTGTGATTGTGGATTCCCTTTCGGTCGCTCAACAGTGTATTTCCTACTTAAAGAAACACCGTTCCGGGGTAGCTTCTTTCATTCCATTAGACACAATAGACACCTCATCGCCTACATTACCTGCGGGGGATAATACCGGCTGCATTTTGACCCTGGATGCAATTGAATATGAAAGTTCACTTGAGAAAGCTATGCAGTATGTTTGCTCTGACTCTATTATTTGTGACTCTCTAGATATTGCCAGAAACCTGAAGTGGAATCGTAACGTAAAATCCAAGCTCGTTACTCTTGAAGGTGCTTTGATCCATAGAGCTGGGTTAATGACTGGTGGTATTACTAAAAACAATACTAACCGGTGGGATAAAGAAGAATATCAAAGTCTCTTATTGCTCAAGGATAAGATATCCACCGAATTATCTGAATTGACCACCGGTATCAGGACTGGCTCGATAAAATCTAGAGACTATGAGAATGAGGTTTCGCTACTATCGACAGAAATTTCCTCATTAAGGTCACAACTGAACCAGTTGAATAGGTCCATGAAGGAAGCATTGACGGAGTTGAACTATCATGATGACTTAATAGAAAAAGAGTACTCACCAAAAGTTGATTCCTTGCATAAAATGGTGGAAGAAGTGGATGGCCAAATGGCAGACATAGCGAAGGATAAGGCGAATCTGCAAGCGTCGGTCTACAAAGATTTCTCAAAGAAAATAGGGTTCGATATAGGGGAATATGAGCAACACACGGGCGGCCGTCTCAGGAAACACTCGCGTGAAttgcagcagctgcaaaAAGAAGTCATGAACATAGAAAATAAGCTTGAATTTGAGACTGAAAGGTTAGAAAGCACAATAAAGCGTCAACAGAAAGCAAGGGAGGACTTGAAGAAGGTTCAAGGCGAACTTGACTCCCTCACTTCCCAGGAAACAGATATCCAGTCGAACCTCGAGCAGGTTACCAATCAAATCGCAGAAGAGACTAAAGTACTCGAAGAGGCACAAGAAAAACTCAAGAAAAAGGGCAACAATATAAAAATCATTGAGGATACGATAAATGACCTCCACGATAGTATTCAAACTTGCAAGCGAGAGATAACGGAATGGAAAGAGGATATAGAGAAAGTCGGCATAGAAAGAGTGAATATATTGAAAAACTGCAAAATGACCAATATTGAATTACCTCTGGATAGCTCTGCGCTTGAAGATCTGGCAATAGAACGAATAGACGCTGAGACCATTGAAGCGGGAAACAACATTTCCGTCGATTATTCTCGGCTATCTGCCAGGTACAAAGAGAGCAGCAGTCACCATATTAGGGATGAATTTGAGAGTTCTATAAAGGCAATAGACAATACTTTGACAGAATTGCAACCTAATTCCAAAGCAGTTGAGCGTTTCGATGAAGCTAGAGACCAATTCAACGCTGTTTCTGGGGAGAGTGACAAGTTGAAAGAAAGCGAAAGGAAAGCGAAAGAGCTGTACCTAAAGATCAAGGAGAAGCGGATAAATACGTTCCTGGCATGCTTTAACCACGTGAGGGATAACATTGACAGGATCTACAGGGAGCTGACCAGGAACCCCGGATCGACCGCGGAGCTGGCAGGTGGTAGCGCATCGTTGACGCTGGAAGATGAGGATGAGCCGTACCTGGGAGGCATTAGGTACCATGCAACTCCGCCAATGAAACGTTTCAAGGACATGGACTACCTGTCCGGCGGTGAGAAAACCATGGCGGCCCTTGCCCTCTTGTTTGCGATCAACTCTTACCAGCCCAGCCCCTTTTTTATTCTAGATGAAGTAGATGCTGCACTCGATGTCACCAATGTCGAACGCATTGCCGCCTATATCCGCCGCCACGCTAGTCCGAAAATGCAGTTTATCGTCATCTCCCTGAAAAGTAACCTTTTCAGCAAGTCCGAGTCCATGGCTGGTGTTTTTCGTAATCAGCACGAGAACTCCTCGATGGTTATCACTACCGACCTCACCCAATACGCAGACGACATGTGA
- the BLM10 gene encoding proteasome activator BLM10 (Syntenic homolog of Saccharomyces cerevisiae YFL007W (BLM10)), protein MNEHNLKAPIPLKNRRIAELSTTEMKLTRSSSSSDDLSTKRAKLFNNLTNDCAPSGIPRPRSATPVLSERTGGLQTEDLVQQRLKYYNLDYVSDAEKHEQHIYDPNSKWFSRKEKLKMPFEKQLPYTTESHKEQAKYLCHILVNLYIGISTLDIQGLITITSKDLADFRKDIDELALNTDMFRLAAEEDLEVNDITNFDEDDEDEDDSQDYDGNDYDLGGPDFGPSGKITAKSSSVINVNHWTNELKNCLHFDFPLSVRKSLAVVYYHLSLVQGQKIYRQMHINMFESLVTDDDMGTNFRELLLEHGLKLDYKPMLAFLTEFLPCPESDYVRYDITSKADLQLFRLLLKLAHESKMFYDKEDRELLQNTMDRFIASFSPHTLSCVLPIITSFVPYHYQEDRNVIDYFPFMFNIWSSTSASMVFDTHLYDFTGCVAEDAYLSLIKEKSPRLVRLSGISFGPYGIFTEEQMDFILNRIQNHLRDDYQIHSYSRTVRPLIYSINGSYADQFFGNLSFLIKSIETFVHPSNSGQWTKVIAKFVHGLIKMYHERWVKEKKLTETGFRKELWLTPKCNEQMVDLFLDVLVLGSQNKDTDMANYYISSFAYLLDINPSNSHKIYDRVLIDLYDSLTDQYIHSVHRVITSLKQFTRIVRYMVIHPLYRVHISNILTMLISKIGSNDISLTSNTINALVSIFTFIPLENFVKEDEYLTFASQTVAFIQEHIFFLKDGGSSQDFKYDTETLDNAFRASTTEFENILKIYVDKLVELVDSDLEEGLITKINQTTMIMMESMPDSMFKHCCQLISKSFWNLDVFSESSPNYELLTIPMGAAVRRDNSLSKKWFMDLSYNIRDQISRGAGSIRSSSEVQRRDLKLVSYLSALNDITRQSHEAMLQYKDEFVDLLKFIQNTITNPPLDVITSMVLHCALSSLTSIEVTECRLFPEDSKISNSDRWGGLQFDDRKYNDENTNFNWHVPCSEEVDFAIYLLESFSEDYMKKITAMMENPNKESAYVDELKKCLLNITHSLSGASLLFDPDFNKEKSDPQLMDPYKKKFLLLKQLREQNCDNQEIRLDIEQIRHESLDDDGDESAESLANQELAEDVNDEMPVMEDPPIEDTEIPDIENISGVPSVVATPAPGSHFEDGTSAMNSAIVFRDLELFTCRYYFGNTTEEKLSDNRYIRVHAIRAKIGKFFHTLFKFLKTNFTDNPGVFQILLHGMKVWFTDVGQETIFKDDPSSFLDLEFLENIQSLAHSVSDPVTRTYLAADVHSHHDARVLLRSTNRVPSKLESTLLRDVIDLAISVYPDIHKPAQGCMVHAMKQLLGSYSLTITKIIKELRQALEKEEYRNVEVLLEVLFMKKIHRKLMSDYKNLGDLISLLLQACKVNDLDVAVYADKLLNSIATSFKIPSSVCVINLDEIQALSPNDSFIDIQIDVVRKAKANKRDYYYSLLSAIQDSLLAYLNENAELGWKIPVFIVKFISRIQGSLEFSANSRVLEEVFALTKTKHPVIIHLAISNIVAISSKILSIGDYDYDISNAFRSDFRRRYIELLDTTEPGFAKKFRDEMSNFDSSTYYIDALGYIGWMAWGIPLPVVKNVDQIDLHLRPEDFEVLKNFGNRVSLPWLQELATLLIQDNESRGMFSNSNVSFFSLLCRLISNDICGVTYDQLLQLCLSLYDKNDKASMIMSIEIFAGLMTAAKFTTVEDLQKRDKFLDEFLSYCLDRELNQDSVDIWNMVCWWLPTYVDIRRLRPLFMKLLQGGTELDINSDSSANQASKLTLLRSMLIMLEYKAPDLEDIFVNLVFDHPYDQVRQEVARLMSALIQARISPSFESVDQLLASSRDRHLKRLPDSYETHICRLFDAIEQERRSLDNLTPQQVLRTKYYYMASTMLYWIAHIMKSPNQLVLVPLVSKHIAPFLLNLQKMRDTCKLAGISPASFYVSLSYTPLRRDEVPAFVGLLEKTDLTSSNELRTQLYFAENLYSHHMLCMGQRDRDRILDFVIACLFNENYVEVRTRAADVLSGIVHNLTDPACLPRLIDMFQRRLGAFDPAVHRKGTAASHPRIHGSIIGLGAVVSAFPYAFPLPHWIPEQLSLLSAWTRAAGVSGTAAKDVISNFKKVRADTWHLDRYTFAPEQLEDLEGVLWRSYYA, encoded by the coding sequence ATGAACGAACATAATCTGAAGGCGCCTATTCCGCTCAAGAATAGGAGAATTGCGGAACTAAGCACGACCGAGATGAAACTAACGAGGTCGAGCTCTAGCTCTGACGATCTATCGACGAAGAGAGCCAAGCTGTTTAACAACTTGACGAATGACTGTGCCCCCAGTGGCATCCCTAGGCCACGCTCAGCCACTCCAGTTCTTTCGGAGAGGACTGGCGGCCTGCAAACCGAAGATCTAGTGCAGCAGCGTTTGAAATATTATAACCTAGACTACGTGAGCGATGCGGAAAAGCATGAACAACATATATATGACCCCAATTCCAAGTGGTTCAGCAGAAAGGAGAAGTTAAAGATGCCTTTCGAAAAGCAGCTGCCGTACACGACCGAGAGCCATAAGGAGCAGGCGAAGTATCTGTGTCACATTCTGGTGAATCTTTATATTGGGATCAGCACTCTGGATATCCAGGGATTGATCACAATCACGAGTAAGGATCTTGCCGACTTCAGAAAGGACATCGATGAGTTGGCTTTGAATACAGACATGTTCCGGCTTGCTGCCGAGGAGGACTTGGAGGTGAATGATATCACAAACTTTGACGAGGATgatgaggacgaggacgatAGTCAGGATTATGATGGGAATGACTACGACTTGGGTGGGCCCGATTTCGGTCCGTCAGGGAAAATAACGGCCAAGTCTTCTAGTGTTATTAATGTCAACCACTGGACAAATGAATTAAAGAACTGCCTTCACTTTGACTTTCCTCTTAGCGTTCGGAAGTCTCTTGCAGTGGTATACTATCACTTATCGTTGGTGCAGGGCCAAAAAATATACAGACAGATGCACATCAACATGTTTGAAAGTCTTGTCACAGATGATGATATGGGCACTAACTTTAGGGAACTACTCCTTGAACACGGTTTAAAACTGGATTACAAGCCAATGTTGGCTTTCTTGACAGAATTTTTGCCCTGCCCGGAGTCTGACTATGTTAGATATGACATCACTTCCAAAGCGGACTTACAGTTGTTCCGACTGTTATTGAAGTTAGCACATGAGTCAAAAATGTTTTATGACAAAGAGGACAGAGAGCTTCTACAAAATACGATGGATAGGTTTATTGCAAGCTTCAGTCCGCATACGTTGTCTTGCGTTTTGCCCATTATTACTTCTTTTGTTCCCTATCATTATCAAGAGGACCGTAATGTTATTGATTACTTCCCATTTATGTTCAATATATGGTCATCTACCTCTGCTTCTATGGTGTTCGATACTCATTTGTATGATTTCACTGGCTGTGTTGCCGAAGACGCTTATCTTAGCTTAATAAAGGAAAAATCACCTCGACTGGTTAGGCTCTCGGGCATATCATTTGGACCCTATGGCATATTTACGGAAGAGCAGATGGACTTTATTTTGAATAGAATACAGAACCATCTTCGCGATGATTATCAGATCCATTCTTATTCTAGAACAGTCAGGCCACTCATTTATTCCATAAACGGCTCATACGCTGACCAGTTTTTTGGCAATCTGTCGTTCTTAATTAAGAGTATAGAAACTTTCGTGCATCCATCCAATAGTGGCCAGTGGACTAAAGTGATTGCGAAGTTTGTCCATGGTCTTATCAAAATGTACCACGAGAGGTGGGTAAAGGAAAAGAAGCTGACCGAAACGGGATTTAGAAAAGAGCTATGGCTAACTCCTAAGTGTAACGAGCAAATGGTTGATCTCTTTTTGGATGTTTTAGTGTTGGGATCTCAAAATAAAGATACAGACATGGCAAATTATTATATTTCAAGTTTCGCTTACTTGTTGGACATCAACCCCAGCAACAGCCACAAAATTTACGACAGGGTACTGATTGACCTTTATGACTCGTTAACTGATCAGTACATTCACTCGGTTCATCGTGTGATAACTTCTTTAAAGCAATTCACCAGAATTGTCAGATATATGGTAATTCACCCTCTTTACCGCGTCCATATCAGTAATATCTTAACGATGCTGATATCAAAAATTGGTTCTAATGACATAAGCCTAACCAGCAATACCATTAATGCTTTGGTTTCGATCTTCACCTTTATTCCATTGGAGAATTTTGTCAAAGAGGATGAATACCTAACCTTTGCTTCTCAAACTGTCGCATTCATCCAGGAACACATCTTCTTCTTAAAGGATGGAGGATCTTCTCAAGATTTTAAGTATGATACAGAAACTCTGGATAATGCCTTTAGAGCTTCTACCACTGAGTTTGAGAATATCTTGAAGATCTATGTCGATAAGTTGGTGGAATTGGTTGATTCCGATTTAGAGGAAGGACTCATAACCAAAATAAATCAGACAACAATGATAATGATGGAATCTATGCCTGATTCTATGTTTAAACACTGTTGCCAACTGATATCAAAATCATTTTGGAACTTGGATGTCTTCAGTGAGAGCAGCCCAAATTATGAACTATTGACGATACCCATGGGAGCTGCTGTTAGAAGAGATAATAGTTTGAGCAAGAAATGGTTCATGGATCTCAGTTACAACATCAGGGATCAAATTTCAAGAGGTGCTGGTTCTATTCGAAGCTCCTCCGAAGTTCAGAGAAGAGATCTGAAATTAGTGAGTTACCTATCAGCTTTAAACGACATCACTAGGCAATCTCATGAAGCAATGCTTCAATACAAGGATGAATTTGTTGATTTGTTGAAGTTCATTCAAAACACCATTACCAACCCACCATTAGATGTCATAACTTCGATGGTTCTGCACTGTGCGTTGAGCAGTCTAACTAGTATTGAGGTCACAGAGTGCAGGCTCTTCCCAGAAGATTCAAAAATTTCGAACTCAGACAGGTGGGGAGGCCTGCAATTTGATGATCGAAAATATAATGATGAAAATACCAACTTTAATTGGCACGTTCCATGTAGCGAGGAGGTTGATTTCGCCATATACTTGCTGGAGTCCTTTAGTGAGGACTACATGAAGAAAATCACGGCGATGATGGAAAATCCTAATAAAGAGTCTGCTTATGTTGATGAATTGAAAAAATGTCTTCTCAATATCACTCACTCATTATCAGGTGCCAGTCTTCTTTTCGATCCTGACTTTAATAAGGAAAAGAGCGATCCACAGTTAATGGACCCGTATAAGAAAAAGTTTCTGCTCTTAAAGCAACTCCGTGAGCAAAACTGTGACAATCAAGAGATCAGGTTGGATATAGAACAAATTCGTCATGAATCCCTGGATGATGACGGCGATGAGTCAGCTGAGTCACTTGCAAATCAGGAACTAGCCGAAGATGTAAATGATGAAATGCCTGTCATGGAGGATCCACCGATTGAGGACACAGAAATTCCCGATATAGAAAATATCTCAGGTGTGCCTTCTGTGGTTGCCACACCTGCCCCTGGTAGTCATTTCGAAGATGGTACCTCAGCGATGAATTCAGCCATAGTTTTCAGAGATCTGGAACTATTTACCTGTCGCTACTATTTTGGAAACACCACCGAGGAGAAATTGAGCGACAATAGGTACATTAGGGTCCATGCCATTAGAGCCAAGATTGGTAAATTTTTCCATACACTATTCAAGTTTTTGAAAACAAACTTTACCGATAATCCGGGTGTATTTCAGATTTTGTTACATGGGATGAAGGTTTGGTTCACCGATGTCGGCCAGGAAACAATCTTTAAAGATGATCCAAGTTCGTTCCTGGACCTAGAGTTTTTGGAAAATATCCAGAGCTTGGCTCACTCTGTCTCTGACCCTGTCACCAGAACATACCTTGCTGCCGATGTTCACTCCCATCACGATGCGCGTGTCTTACTACGTTCAACCAACAGGGTACCTTCCAAGCTAGAGTCGACCTTGTTGCGAGACGTCATAGATTTGGCGATTTCTGTCTATCCAGATATTCATAAGCCAGCGCAAGGATGTATGGTGCATGCCATGAAACAACTCCTGGGTTCATACTCTCTGACAATTACCAAAATCATCAAGGAACTGAGACAAGCGCTCGAAAAAGAAGAATATAGAAATGTCGAGGTACTCCTCGAGGTTTTGTTTATGAAAaaaatccacaggaagcTGATGTCCGACTACAAAAACCTGGGAGACCTCATATCTTTACTCCTCCAGGCCTGTAAGGTGAACGACCTAGATGTTGCAGTTTATGCTGATAAGCTGCTTAACAGTATTGCAACATCCTTCAAAATTCCCTCAAGTGTATGTGTCATCAACCTGGATGAAATACAGGCGTTGAGCCCCAATGATAGTTTTATCGACATCCAGATTGATGTCGTAAGGAAGGCCAAGGCAAACAAACGTGACTACTACTATTCCCTATTATCTGCTATCCAAGATAGCCTATTGGCGTACCTGAATGAAAATGCCGAGTTAGGTTGGAAAATACCAGTGTTTATCGTTAAGTTCATTTCTAGAATCCAAGGTAGCCTCGAGTTTTCTGCCAATTCGCGTGTTCTGGAGGAAGTGTTTGCGTTGACGAAAACGAAGCACCCGGTGATAATCCACTTGGCTATTTCTAACATCGTCGCTATAAGCAGCAAGATATTGTCGATCGGCGATTACGATTACGATATTTCCAATGCTTTCCGGTCGGATTTCCGTCGAAGATATATTGAGTTGTTGGACACTACAGAACCGGGCTTTGCCAAAAAGTTCCGGGATGAGATGTCCAACTTTGATTCGTCAACTTACTATATCGACGCGCTTGGGTATATCGGTTGGATGGCGTGGGGCATTCCATTGCCCGTGGTGAAAAATGTCGACCAAATTGATCTGCACTTGAGGCCCGAGGATTTCGAGGTCTTGAAGAACTTTGGGAACCGGGTCAGTCTCCCTTGGCTACAGGAACTAGCAACCTTGTTAATCCAAGACAACGAATCGAGGGGCATGTTCAGTAACAGCAACGTATCCTTCTTCTCACTCCTCTGCCGCCTAATTTCAAACGACATATGTGGTGTGACCTATGACCAGCTGTTGCAGCTGTGTTTGTCTCTGTACGATAAGAATGATAAAGCATCGATGATTATGTCCATCGAGATTTTTGCAGGGCTCATGACTGCGGCCAAGTTCACCACTGTCGAGGACTTGCAGAAACGTGACAAGTTCCTGGACGAGTTCCTAAGCTACTGCTTAGACAGAGAACTCAATCAGGACTCTGTAGACATATGGAATATGGTCTGTTGGTGGCTCCCAACCTATGTCGACATAAGGCGATTGCGCCCGCTGTTCATGAAGCTACTGCAGGGCGGGACGGAGCTAGATATAAACTCAGACTCCTCGGCAAACCAAGCTTCGAAGCTGACTTTGTTGAGAAGCATGCTGATCATGCTCGAGTACAAGGCCCCAGACCTGGAAGACATCTTCGTCAACCTCGTCTTCGACCACCCCTACGACCAGGTCCGGCAGGAGGTCGCCCGCCTCATGAGCGCCCTCATCCAGGCGCGCATCAGCCCGTCCTTTGAGAGTGTGGACCAGCTCCTCGCGTCCAGCAGGGACAGACACCTGAAACGGCTGCCGGACTCGTACGAGACCCACATCTGCCGCCTCTTCGACGCGATCGAGCAGGAACGCAGGTCCCTGGACAACCTCacgccgcagcaggtgcTCAGAACCAAGTACTACTACATGGCCTCCACCATGCTCTACTGGATCGCACACATCATGAAGAGCCCCAACCAGCTCGTGCTGGTCCCCCTCGTCAGCAAGCACATCGCGCCATTCCTGCTCAACCTGCAGAAGATGCGTGACACCTGCAAGCTCGCAGGCATCTCGCCCGCCTCCTTCTACGTCTCGCTCTCCTACACCCCCCTGCGCCGCGACGAGGTCCCCGCCTTCGTCGGCCTGCTTGAGAAGACCGACCTCACCAGCTCCAACGAGCTGCGCACGCAGCTCTACTTTGCGGAGAACCTCTACTCGCACCACATGCTCTGCATGGGCCAGCGCGACCGCGACCGCATCCTCGACTTCGTCATCGCCTGTCTCTTCAACGAGAACTACGTCGAGGTCCGCACCCGCGCCGCAGACGTCCTCTCCGGCATCGTCCACAACCTCACCGACCCCGCCTGCCTCCCCCGCCTCATCGACATGTTCCAGCGCCGCCTCGGCGCCTTCGATCCCGCCGTCCACCGCAAGGGCACCGCCGCCTCCCACCCGCGCATCCACGGCTCCATCATCGGTCTTGGCGCCGTCGTCTCCGCCTTCCCCTACGCCTTCCCGCTGCCCCACTGGATCCCCGAACAGCTCAGCCTGCTCTCCGCCTGGAcccgcgccgcgggcgTCTCCGG